The Streptomyces spororaveus genome includes a region encoding these proteins:
- a CDS encoding barstar family protein has translation MGSAMRTSGRSGEGQEYALTSDEDDADFWGFAHEAEGLFTPLPDEEGTRRVHLTGCLPQGGLLESVGHVGSRRALAGNAWFELLDGDGATMGSYFVNEVTVVDVKPSACGAGLVDLTMTLWCENAVAGAERVWDLIRTGHLDRTGMWHEFAPEDRRAWLSVTLCSQEYQRQGKADAPAGQVFTLDGRHIVDRDSFYCAIGEAINGPGGYFGWNLDALSDCLRGGWGATTPFTVHWDSSAQAKARLQDRVPSGEREVALFDLLLEIFEEQGVSVIIR, from the coding sequence ATGGGGAGTGCGATGCGAACATCAGGTCGGAGCGGTGAGGGGCAGGAGTACGCCCTGACCTCGGATGAGGACGACGCTGACTTCTGGGGCTTTGCTCACGAGGCCGAGGGGTTGTTCACGCCGCTGCCGGACGAAGAGGGAACACGCCGAGTGCACCTCACGGGCTGCCTCCCGCAGGGCGGCCTACTGGAGAGCGTTGGCCACGTCGGCAGTCGTCGCGCCTTGGCGGGGAATGCCTGGTTCGAGCTCCTCGACGGTGACGGTGCCACCATGGGGTCCTACTTCGTCAATGAGGTCACCGTCGTCGACGTCAAGCCCTCCGCCTGCGGGGCCGGCCTCGTCGACCTCACGATGACGCTGTGGTGCGAGAACGCCGTGGCCGGAGCGGAACGAGTATGGGACCTGATCCGCACGGGTCATCTGGACCGCACCGGTATGTGGCACGAGTTCGCCCCCGAGGACAGACGAGCATGGCTGTCGGTGACGCTGTGTTCCCAGGAGTACCAACGCCAGGGGAAGGCCGACGCTCCTGCAGGCCAGGTGTTCACCTTGGACGGTCGGCACATCGTTGACCGAGACAGCTTCTACTGCGCGATCGGTGAAGCCATCAACGGCCCCGGCGGATACTTCGGCTGGAACCTCGATGCTCTGAGCGACTGCCTGAGAGGGGGCTGGGGTGCCACTACGCCGTTCACCGTGCACTGGGATTCCTCAGCCCAGGCCAAGGCACGGCTGCAAGACCGTGTGCCCTCCGGAGAACGCGAAGTCGCGTTGTTCGACCTACTCCTGGAGATCTTCGAAGAACAGGGCGTGAGCGTCATCATTCGGTGA
- a CDS encoding restriction endonuclease: MTLRRLLDESRIPIARESEVQRRVIQCKHRKDGWSGKPVGSPDLQVLNGTGRQVHHGDVVVMLTNGRITANAAQFAKSQRLHLVDRHLLAEWAGGSHPLWNSCTPSLLPAAERLPRGRHHL, from the coding sequence ATGACACTTCGGAGGCTCTTGGACGAGTCACGGATCCCCATAGCCCGTGAGAGTGAAGTGCAGAGAAGGGTCATCCAGTGCAAGCACAGGAAGGACGGCTGGTCGGGCAAGCCCGTCGGGAGCCCTGACCTTCAGGTCCTGAACGGCACTGGCAGGCAGGTCCACCACGGTGATGTCGTGGTCATGTTGACCAACGGCCGTATCACCGCCAACGCCGCGCAGTTCGCGAAGTCTCAGCGGCTTCACCTCGTCGACCGCCATCTCCTCGCCGAATGGGCCGGCGGGTCCCATCCCCTGTGGAACTCCTGCACGCCCTCCCTCCTGCCAGCCGCCGAGAGGCTCCCTAGGGGTCGCCACCACCTATGA